A stretch of DNA from Bacillus alveayuensis:
GAGATGGTGCTTTTTTCAGGATATGATGAAAAGTCCCTTCTATTTTGCGAAGATTTCTTCCAATTCCGATAAACGGTTCGTGTGCTCTAAAGCGATTAAAAGTTTCATTCGCGCTTTTTGTCCGTTCAAACCATTACTAAAAATAACCCCTAAGCTTTTTAAATGGCTTCCCCCTCCTTCATAACCATAAACATCTTGCACAATGCCATTAAAGCAGCGGGAAACAATGACGATTGGTACATTGTTTTGAATAAAGCGCTTGATGCTTGGAATTAAGGTTGGTGGGAGATTTCCTTGTCCTAAAGCTTCGATGACAATGCCATCGGGATGGACTGCTTCAAGTGCCGTCAATATTCTTTCATCCATACCGGCATATGCCTTTAATAAGACAACATGCTTTGTTATTTTTTGAATCGGGAATGTCTGTCTTTCAATCGGTTTATGATGAAAAGATACGATTCGTTTATTCACGATTCCGATCGGCCCATATTGCGGACTTTGAAAGGTTGCCACATTACTTGTATGTGTTTTCGTCACATTTTTAGCTGTATGTATTTCGTCATTCATCACGACGAGAACACCAACATGCTTTGCTTCCTCACAACTGGCTACTTTAATAGCTGATAGGAGATTATACAAACCGTCAGATCCTAATTCATTACTTGATCGCATTGCACCAGTAACGACAACGGGAATAGGAATATTTAAGGTGAGATCTAAAAAATAGGCGGTTTCCTCAAGTGTATCTGTTCCGTGAGTAACGACAATTCCATCCATTGTTTTTGAATGATAAGCTTCTTCAATCACTTCTTTCACTTTCAACATTTCTTTTGGAGTGATATGAGGTGATGGTAAGTGAAAGAGCTCTTTAACCTCTACATATGCGTTTTCGAATGAGAGCATTTGTTCTGTGAGAGGGTGAGAATCACTCGGTTTTACAACTCCTGATTGGGAATCCTCCTGCATGGAAATGGTTCCGCCTGTATGGATCACAAAGATTTTTTTCATGATGTTTCCTCCCTCAATTTCCTACATGTATTTTATTTAATCAATTTTTTGATTTTCAATTTGTGTTTTCCATGTTAC
This window harbors:
- a CDS encoding L-asparaginase (product_source=KO:K01424; cath_funfam=3.40.50.1170,3.40.50.40; cog=COG0252; ko=KO:K01424; pfam=PF00710; smart=SM00870; superfamily=53774; tigrfam=TIGR00520) yields the protein MKKIFVIHTGGTISMQEDSQSGVVKPSDSHPLTEQMLSFENAYVEVKELFHLPSPHITPKEMLKVKEVIEEAYHSKTMDGIVVTHGTDTLEETAYFLDLTLNIPIPVVVTGAMRSSNELGSDGLYNLLSAIKVASCEEAKHVGVLVVMNDEIHTAKNVTKTHTSNVATFQSPQYGPIGIVNKRIVSFHHKPIERQTFPIQKITKHVVLLKAYAGMDERILTALEAVHPDGIVIEALGQGNLPPTLIPSIKRFIQNNVPIVIVSRCFNGIVQDVYGYEGGGSHLKSLGVIFSNGLNGQKARMKLLIALEHTNRLSELEEIFAK